The following DNA comes from Ornithinimicrobium avium.
CCGACGCCGCCGCCGCCGGGCTGGACTACCAGTGGCAGAAGTCGGTCGGCGGCAACTCCTACGACGCCCACCGGCTGATCCACTTCGCCCGCTTCCAGGGCGTGGAGGAGCAGGTCACCGAGCGGATCATGCGGGCCTGGTACTCCGAGGGCGCCTCGATCGGCGAGAAGCAGGTCCTGCTCGACCTGGCCGTCGAGGCCGGCCTGGACACCGAGGAGGTGCGCGGCGTGCTCGAGAGCGACTCCTTCGGCCACGAGGTCCGCAGCGACCTGGCCGTCGCCACGCAGATCGGGATCAGCTCGGTGCCGACCTTCGTGCTCGACCAGAAGTTCGGCGTCCCCGGCGCGCAGCCCGTCGACGTCATGCTCAACGCGATCCGCTACGCCTGGGAGGACCAGGGCAACACCGCCGGGGGCGGAGGCTGCGGGTGCGGCGGCTGCGGGTGCGGCGGCGGCGCCGAGGAGAGCGCGCCCGAGGCCGCTGCGCAGAGCGCCCCCGAGCCCGAGCCGGCGGCCGCCGGTGGCTGCGGCTCCGGCGCGTGCGGCTGCGGC
Coding sequences within:
- a CDS encoding DsbA family oxidoreductase, which produces MRIDVWSDILCPFCHLGRRNLQLALEQFEHADEVSVIWHSFQLDPEAPERVEGSNVERIAQKYGISVEDATASQEQLAADAAAAGLDYQWQKSVGGNSYDAHRLIHFARFQGVEEQVTERIMRAWYSEGASIGEKQVLLDLAVEAGLDTEEVRGVLESDSFGHEVRSDLAVATQIGISSVPTFVLDQKFGVPGAQPVDVMLNAIRYAWEDQGNTAGGGGCGCGGCGCGGGAEESAPEAAAQSAPEPEPAAAGGCGSGACGCG